Genomic window (Streptomyces sp. TG1A-60):
CCTTGGCGCTGGAGCGCTACGGCTAACTCGGGCCCGTTCCGCTCGCCAAGGCGGTCAGGCAGTCACTGGCCCGCACCGGGCTGCAGACACAGCTCACCACAGCCGGCGCCGTGTCCGCCGAGACCGACCCGCGCCGACTTGACAGGATCGTCGCCAACCTGGTCGTCAACGCCCACCGGCACGGTCGCGCCCCCGTCGAGGTCGAGGTGGCGGGGACCTGTGTGACGGTACGGGACCACGGCCCGGGCTTCCCCCACGACCTGCTCGCCCACGGGCCCCAGCGGTTCCGCACCGGGGCGTCGGAACGCGGCCGGGGCCACGGCCTCGGGCTGACCATCGCGCTCGGCCAGGCCCAGGTCATCGGGGCGTCGCTGTCCTTCGCCAACGCGCCTGACGGTGGGGCCGTCGCCACGCTTCGCCTGCCGGCGGTCGACTGACGCGTCACGGAACGCCACGATGACGGCGGCTGCGGTCAGGTGAGGCCGGGGTAGGGCTGCTGGTCGCGGTGCCCGGTCGGCTACTGGTTCCCGGTGAAGCTGCCGGCGTCGACCTCGGTGAGGACATCGAGCTTGACCAGGCGTTTCAGCTTGGCGCGGGTGCCTTCGATTCCGGACGCCTCTGATCACCCGAACTGGCGGAAGGTCCGCGCCGGGCAGCCGGGGGACTGACCGGTCTTTCCTGTGCCCAGAGGCAGCGGCTTGAGGCAACTACTTCGGCGGACGGCAATCATTCTCGACTCCGCGGCAACTGCTTGAGCAGCCCGTTCCTCACGGGCACCCCCCACGTAAGTACAGACTGGGAAAACACACATGACTGAACTGCACGGCCACGGCAAGGCGCGGCACCGCAGAAAGAAGACGGGCCCTGCGCGGCTGGGTCCGCCAGGCCGAGGCCGATGGCGGTGAGCGTGACGACCGGCTCACCACCGCCGAGCGCGAGGAACTCAAGCAACTCCGTAGGGAGAACGCCGAGTTGAAGCGGGGACAGGTCCCCTACTCCGCCCTCGACTACCTACCGCCCGCCGGGTACGAACGCGACTGGTGGCGACAACAGGAAGCCCCCCGCAGTCCGCCTGAAACAAGATCGCTGGACCTACGAAATTCGGGCAGTTCACCCAGCTCGGGCCGCCCCGCGACGCCCACACCACACAGACGCATCCCCGACGACGAGCAGGAGCACACCCATGCTCATCCCCCCTTCTTCTGTTGCGGTCCGCGCCATCCTCTCAGTGTGATCCGCCGGGTCCTCCCCTGGTCCTCCGCCGCTGCTGTCGCTGCTCGCGCCACGACCGGTAGTGGTGGAGCAGCGTCTCCTCGATCGGGCGGTAGGTGAGCCCGAGTTCATCGACGCTTCTGCGGTTGTCGACGCGGAAGCGGATGCCGAGGTGCTTGCGGATGTAGTCCTGGCTGAGGCCGAAGGCCGGTCCCAGGACGCGGAGGGGCCAGTGCGGGAGGGCGGTGCGGGGGAGGCGGAGGTTCTGGGGATGGTGCGTGCGCAGGATCGTCGACATCTGGTGGAACGACGTCATCTCCTGTGCCGCGACGAGGTAACGCCCGTGTGCCTCGGGTCGTTCCGCCGCCGCGATGTGGGCCGCCGCCACGTCCCGTACGTCGGCCGTCGTGAAGCTGAAGTCGGGGGCGCCGTAGAAGAAGTAGCCCTTGAACAACTCGTCCAGGAGGAACAGGCTGCCGGATTCCGAGGCGGGGGTGAGCGAAGGGCCCAGGATCAGGCCGGGGTTGACGGAGACCATGCTCCAGCGGTCCTGCGCGGCCGCCGCGTCCCAGGCCGCCCGTTCCGCCACGGTCTTGGCGTGGTGGTACGGGTTGTTCTCCACCGTGCTCGTGGTGTTGAAGTACTTCTCCGACAGGATCCGGTCGTCCATCTGCAGGACGTCGACGTAGTCGCCGAAGATCGCACCCACCGTGGAGGTGAGGACGAGCCGCTCGACGGTCTCCGTGCGGTCGATGCCGGCGAGCACGTTGCGCGTGCCGTGGAGCGCCGGTTCCAGCATGTCCCGGCGGCCGTCCTTGATCTTCTCCGGCATCAGGAAGGGCGAGGCCACATGGAAGACCACGGAGCAGCCCTTCATCGCCTCGTCGAAGGAGCCGTCCGCGAGCAGATCCGCCTCGAAGAGGTCGAGGCGGCCGGGGTACGCCTCTCGCATCGCCCACAGCGGCTCCAGCT
Coding sequences:
- a CDS encoding NAD-dependent epimerase/dehydratase family protein gives rise to the protein MSENPAGSTVLVTGGSGFVAAHLVRQLLERGYRVRTTVRSTANAAKLEPLWAMREAYPGRLDLFEADLLADGSFDEAMKGCSVVFHVASPFLMPEKIKDGRRDMLEPALHGTRNVLAGIDRTETVERLVLTSTVGAIFGDYVDVLQMDDRILSEKYFNTTSTVENNPYHHAKTVAERAAWDAAAAQDRWSMVSVNPGLILGPSLTPASESGSLFLLDELFKGYFFYGAPDFSFTTADVRDVAAAHIAAAERPEAHGRYLVAAQEMTSFHQMSTILRTHHPQNLRLPRTALPHWPLRVLGPAFGLSQDYIRKHLGIRFRVDNRRSVDELGLTYRPIEETLLHHYRSWREQRQQRRRTRGGPGGSH